One Amblyomma americanum isolate KBUSLIRL-KWMA chromosome 8, ASM5285725v1, whole genome shotgun sequence DNA window includes the following coding sequences:
- the LOC144102638 gene encoding anaphase-promoting complex subunit 10-like yields the protein MTSLTDLRISVRVGCVLLNLREIALVNLNKSWGWVHISTWDPAGRPVRTMSVEITALSNHKNAQDTCAGEVKLCSPVSQGDVCVLLHVHFTSRELRMHSVMR from the exons ATGACCTCCCTCACCGACCTAAG GATCTCCGTGCGTGTAGGCTGCGTACTCCTTAATCTGCGCGAGATTGCCTTGGTGAACCTGAACAAGTCCTGGGGCTGGGTGCACATCTCGACGTGGGACCCAGCCGGACGACCAGTACGCACCATGTCCGTAGAGATCACTGCGCTCTCCAACCACAAGAACGCCCAAGACACTTGTGCCGGAGAAGTCAAGCTTTGCTCTCCTGTCAGCCAAGGCGACGTATGCGTGCTCCTTCACGTGCACTTCACCAGTCGTGAATTGCGCATGCACAGCGTCATGCGCTGA